The genome window TCCTCTTACAAGCTCAGCGATATCCGGGTTCTTTTTCTGAGGCATTATGGAAGAACCGGTAGAAAAAGCATCATCCAATTCCACAAACGCAAATTCACTCGAGCACCAAAGAATCATTTCCTCGGAGAATCGGCTGAGGTGCATCATAAGAAGTGTAAGATTACCGGAAAGCTCAAGAACAAAGTCACGGTCAGAGACACCATCAATGCTATTGAGTGTAACGCCGTCAAATCCAAGCTTTTTGGCAACAAATTCTCTGTCGATAGGATATGTGGTTCCCGCAATTGCTCCCGAGCCAAGAGGCATAACATTACAGCGGTCATATGTCTGCCAAATTCTCTCCATATCGCGCATAAACATAAATGCATACGCACAGAGATGATGTGCAAATGTGATAGGCTGAGCACGCTGAAGATGGGTATAACCGGGCATGACGGTGTCTGTATTTTCGCATGCTTTATTGTATATAATCTCCAGCAAATTCACGACTGAGCCGCTTATATCCGCAATACGGTTTTTAATATACATTCTGATATCAAGTGCAACCTGGTCGTTTCTGCTGCGCGCTGTATGAAGACGCTTGCCTGTGTCGCCTATACGTTCCGTGAGCACCTGCTCAACAAACATATGTATATCCTCTGCATCGGAGGAAAACATAAGCTTTCCATTTTCAATATCAGAAAGGATGTTCTTAAGCTCTGCTATAATCGCGTCAGCTTCACTTTTTTCAATAATACCGCATTTGCCAAGCATTTCAGCATGCGCCATGCTGCCCTGCAAATCCTCGCGGTACATTCGCGAATCGAAGGAAATGGAGCTGTTAAAATCGTTGACCGAGCTGTCCGCTTCTTTTTTAAAGCGTCCCTGCCACATTTTCATAAAACAGTGTACCTCTTATTATTTCTTGTTTTTCTCGTCTCTGAGCGCTTTTACGCGGATAGGAAGACCGAAAAGATTGATAAATCCGTTAGCATCCTTCTGGTCATATACTTCATCCTCATCAAAAGTGGCAATATCTTCGTCATAGAGAGAATTGGGAGAAGTGAGAGATGCAATAATAATATTACCCTTGTAAAGCTTAAGTTTTACATCGCCGGTAACATCCTCCTGAGTCTTATCAACAAATGCTGAAAGAGCTTCGCGCAGAGGTGTAAACCACTGACCAAAGTAAACAAGGTCAGCAAATTTGCCGGAGAGCATCTGCTTGGTGTGCATTGTATCGCGGTCGATAGTGAGAGTTTCAAGAGCATCGTGAGCGGCATACAGAATGGTTCCGCCGGGAGTTTCGTAAACACCGCGAGATTTCATGCCTACAAGACGGTTTTCAACCATATCAAGAATACCAATACCGTTTCTTCCGCCGTATTCATTCAACTTTTTGAGAAGCTCGACAGAGCCAATTTTTTCACCGTTGAGTGCAACTGGAATACCCTTTTCAAAGCTAAGAGTTATATACTCTGCCTTATCGGGAGCTTTCTCGGGAGACACACCCATTTCGAGAATTTTATCAAACATAGGTTCATTTGCGGGATCCTCCAGATCGAGACCCTCGTGAGACAGATGCCAAATGTTCTTATCTTTGGAATAGTTGGTTTCACGATTAATCTTAAGAGGAACATTGTGAGCTATAGCGTAATCGATTTCTTCATCACGGCTCTTAATGCTCCATTCGCGCCAGGGAGCGATTATCTTCATATTAGGAGCAAAAGCCTTGATGGTGAGTTCAAATCTTACCTGGTCGTTACCTTTACCTGTGCAACCATGACAGATAGCATCAGCACCCTCAGCTTTTGCAATTTCAACAATTCTTTTAGCTATAACAGGACGTGCAAATGAAGTACCGAGAAGATATTGATTTTCATACTTTGCGCCCGCCTTAACGGTGGGATAAATATACTCTTCGATAAATTCCTTGGTAAGGTCTTCAATATAGATTTTGGAGGCACCTGTCTTGATAGCCTTTTCTTCCAGGCCGTCAAGTTCATCAGCCTGACCTACGTTAGCGGCAACAGCTATAACCTCGCAGCCCTCATAGTTTTCCTTCAGCCAGGGAATAATGATAGAAGTGTCAAGACCGCCGGAATATGCAAGAACGATTTTTTTGATTTTGTTTTCCATAGTGTGGTTCTCCTTTAATATTTATATTAACAAGGGATATTATATCACAAAAATACATTTTTGTCAATACATATTTATGCATAAATTTGCATTAAAATAAGTTTATTTGCATAAATAAACATTATATTGTCCACAAATCACTGTGTGATGTAGAAACACCTACTGCACCGACAGAAAGCAATTTTATGACGGTCTGCTTATCGTCAATCATTCCGCCGCAGATAACGTTTTCCACACCGTCGGAAATAATTCTTTCAATTTCCTTGAAAATAACTCCCGGCATGATTTCAACCATGTTGGGCCTGTATACATTCAAAGCACGTCGCATGGTGTCGCAGGAACGGCTGTCTACAATAAAAAATCTCTGAACGGTAAATACGCCTTGTTCCGAAGCAATTTTCAATATATTATTCTTGGTCGAAATAATTCCGTCCGGATTAAAAGAGCACAGAAACCGCACAGCTTCCTCGTCATTTCCCAATCCTGAAACGAGATCAAAATGAACAAGTATAATCTTTTTATTCAAGTGACAAAGCTCAATATATTCACCGATTTTCGATATTTCAGAATTGAGCAGGAATATAATTTTGACAGGCGAAGCGACAGCACGTTCAAGTTCTTCGCAACTCCGCACAGCGGCTATCACAGGGTTTGAATTAATCTGCATAAGTATTTTTTCAGCGTTCATCATAACACCTCTATTCCACAGTATTATAACACAGTTACGCGCATAAATCTACATAAATTTATTAACATAAAAAAGCGTGTGGTTTTTATCACACGCTTTTTACATTTTTTTAATCAAGTTCCGCAATATACTTATTCTTATAAAATTCAAGCATCTGTCGATAGTCCTCAGATCCCTCGCTCTTAACCTCTTTGAGGTATCCGTGGGCGTCAAGTCTGGAATTCTTCAGCTCAATAACATAAACCGCAATGTTCGAGCAATGATCCGCAACTCTCTCAATGTTATTGAGAAGGTCAAGGAATACCACTCCAGATTCAATTGTACACAATCCGGATTTTAGACGTGAAATATGATTTTCTCTCAGATAATCGGTCATCTGGTCGATAGTTTCTTCAAGGGGCTCTACATTTTCCGCCATAATGTAATCGTCACGTGTAAATACATCGTAAGTCAAATCAAGTATTTCATTCATGGAATCACGCAAAACCTTAATTTCTTTAAGCGCGCCCTCGGAGAACACGATTTCCTTTTCCTTAACTCTTACAGAAAGGTCAGCTATATTTATAGAATGGTCGCAAATACGTTCAAAGTCGGAAACCGAATGAAGCAGCTTTGAAACCTGTTTACTTTCCATAGCTGTAAGATCGCGATCGGTAAGCTTTAAAAGATATGTGTTGAGCTTGTCCTCTATCCCGTCGGCCAAATCTTCCATTTCATATATTTTGCGATATTCATCCGCATTGTGGGAATTAAGAAGTCCGATTGCTTTTTTGATGTTTTCGCAACCCATTTCCGCCATGGCGATAAGAGTTTTCTTGCACTGTTCAAGAGCGACAGAGGGCATGTTCAAAAAACGGTCATCAAGAAGCTCATAAACTTCATCCGCTTTACTCTTAGTATCAGAAAGAGTAAGTGTAGCAAGCTTTACAAGCAGATTGCCAAACGGGAACAAAATAAGTGTTGAAAGCACATTAAACAGTGTGTGAACAACCGCAATCTGGGTTGTGTTGATTGTATCGTGGTAAAACGGCATAACATGAGGGAATATGGCATATACACCGTAAAAAAGGAGTAAAAACAATCCTGTACCGATAACATTAAAATACAAATGAATCATTGCAGTTCTCTTTGCGTTTCTGTTTGCGCCTGCACTGGCAAGCATGGCAGTAACGCAAGTACCGATATTCTGTCCCAAAATTATCGGAATAGCGGCAGAAAAACTGATAAGTCCAGTAGCCGAAAGTGCTTGTAGGATACCGACAGATGCCGAAGAGGACTGAATAACAGCTGTTATTCCCCAACCCGCAAGAAGTCCGAGAATTGGATTATACGAAAGAGCGGCCATGATATCACGGAACGCAGGTATCTCCGAGAGTGAGCTTGTCGCATCGGACATGGTGTTCATACCTATCATAAGAACGGCAAAACCTATCATGATCTGTCCGACATTCTTCTTGCTTTCGGATTTCTTGCAGAAAACATAAAGTACCACGCCTATAACGGCAAAAACGGGGGCAAATGAAGAAGGTTTAAGCAAATTCAAAAATACATTTCCGCCGCCTTTTATTCCTGCAAGCGAAAAAATCCAAGAAGTCATAGTAGTACCGATATTGGCACCCATGATAACGCCCACAGCCTGTGTAAGCTTCATTATACCCGAGTTTACAAAACCTACAACCATGACGGTGGTGGCACTTGAACTCTGAATTATTGCCGTAACAAACGTACCTAAAAGCAATCCCTTGAAACGGCTTCCGGTAAGCTTTTCCAATATACGCTGCATCTTACCGCCCGCAACCTTCTCAAGTCCGCTTCCCATTACCTCCATACCAAAAAGCAACAACGCAAGACCGCTGAAAGCATTTAATACCTGAAATACGTCCAAATTTTATACCTCTCTTATGAATATGTAAAAAGTGTGTATGGACTCCACACACACTTAGTATAACATATTTAATTAATTTTAACAAGTGGTTTTACTGCAATTTTACTTAGCAGGTTTAAATTTTACAGATAGCGTTTGCAATATTGGCAAAGGTATCCAAGTCAAGCGTCTCACCGCGCTCGCTTCCCTTCAAACCGCACATGTAAAAAGCATGTTGCAGTTTTTCCTTAGAAAGCTCGGGGAATTCACCGGGCATTGAGTTGAGAAGTGTTTTACGTCTTCTCGCGAAAGCACCTCGTATAACCTTGAACAGCATTTCTTCATCTTCAACACATACAGGCGGTGTTTTATGCAAGTCAAGACGCAAAACAGCAGAGGTGACATCGGGGCGCGGAATAAAGTTTCCCGCAGCGACATTAAACAGTTTCTTAGGCTTGGCATAATAGGATATTGCAGCAGTAATAGCGCCATAACCATCACTGCCTGCCGGAGAGCATATTCTGTCAGCAACCTCTTTTTGAACCATAACCGTTATATTATCGAACGGAAACCGCGATTCGAGAAGATGCATCAAAACCGGAGTAGTTATATAATACGGCAAATTTGCGCATACAACACAGGGCATGTTTCCAAATCTTTCTTTTGCCACAGAAGCAATATCAAGCTTCAAGACATCGGAATTAATTATTTCAACATTATCGACTCCGTCAAGCGTTTCATCCAACAAAGGCAGCAGATTTTTATCTATTTCTACCGCACAGACCTTTTTGTAGAGTTTTGAAAGTTCTACTGTCATTACACCTATTCCCGGCCCTATTTCAAGGCAGGCACACTCGGAGGCATCATAGGGTAAAGATGCATTGGCTATTTTTTGTGGAATTGCTTCATTTATAAGAAAATTCTGACCGAATTTTTTCTGAAATTCAAAGCCGTGTCTTTCAAGCAAGGCTTTTATTTCAGTCGGATTTGACAACTTCATCTGTTGATGTTCCTTTTCCGAGCCGGCGGTAAACGCCTGACGGCTCTTTTGCTTTTCTTTGGTCTCAGGAGAGATACAATGCCGATTATACACAATACCACACCGGCAATAAGCAACATCTTATACACCGAAATACGATTAATACCTTTTGCGGGATAAAACACAATATTTCCGTTTTCAGGCAGCGTATCATATATGTCGGTTCCGCTCAGCAGTCCGAAGGATGCGATTTCTTTGCCATCGTACGAATAAGTAACAGTTCCGACTTTGTCATTCTTTAAAATCGGGAGCTCCGGATTGTCGTAAAATTTATAATCACGTTGCAGCATATCTGGTGAAACGCCATGAGGAAGAAGCAGTTCCATATCCATTTCTGCAAGAATATCAAGTGTCTTTCTATTATCTTCACTGAATACCAGTTCGGTATGCGCTATAACCTCATTGCTGTTTGCCAAATGTACTAATGAATATGCATTGAAAACATATTCAAAAAGTGTTGTTGCATCGGGAAATGTTTTTATCGGGCTTGAAACACCATCAAGATTAGCTCCCATGAGAACGATAAGATATGATGCATCGTCTTTCGTCGCCATTGTTATAAGACACCTTCCCGCCTGGTCCGTAAAACCGGTCTTAATTCCGGAGGCATATCTGTAATAGTTGGAGCTGCTTTTGTTGACAAGTTCCACACTGTATTTGATGTTTCGCTGGGCGCTTACCTCGGTTGCAGGAATCGTGTACGCAGCGGAAGATATTATTTCTCTAAACGTTTCATTCTTTAATGCTTCTGCCGCTATCAGATACATGTCATACGCAGTAGTAGTGTGTCCGTTTGCACTAAGTCCGTGTGCATTTTCAAAATGCGTATCGGCAGCACCAATCATTTGTGCCCTGGCATTCATTTTGTCGACAAAGCAATCAATGTCACCATCGCCAAAATGATAAGCCAACAATTCTGCCGCATCGCAGGCTGAAGGAAGCATGGTTGCGTACAAAAGATCCTTAACGGTAAGTGTTTCGCCCTGCTTGAGAGAAATATTTGAGCCGCCTTCCCGGCGAATTTCGTTGAATAATGAAGCGTCGGAAATATATATTCTTTCATTTTCAATATCCTTGCAGTTTTCGAGCACAATCAGGGTTGTCATAATCTTTGTCAGTGATGCGGGCTCCATCTCAAGTTCAGCATTTTTTGAGAGCATAACCTGAGAGTTATTCAAATTCACCATGTAAACTGCTTTGGAATTAATCTCAAGTTCATCTATCCCCTCTGCAAGGCATGTAACGCAAAGTAAAAACAGCAGAAATGCAAAAAATAGAGTTTTTTTCATTGTTTTCCTTCCGCCTCAATATTTACGGCTGGTCATATAATCTGCCCACTGAACAAGCAGTTCCTTATACTCGTTGTCAGGCACAAGCTTCAAGCTTTCAAGAGCAGTTCTGATATACTTTTGGGCAAGTTCCTCCGTGTATTTAATACCGCCTTTTTTATAAAACAAAGATTTTATAGCCTCAACATCCTGTTTTGTAGCGTTTTTATTTCCGACAGTGCGAGCAATCAGGGCACGTTCGCACTCATCGGAATTGCGGAATGTTTCGGTGAGAATCGTGGTCTTTTTGCCCTCGCGAATATCCGAACCGACAGGTTTACCCAGTGTCTTTTCATCAGAAACTATGCCAAGTATATCATCCTGAAGCTGAAAAGCAATTCCGCAATCTATCGCGAATTTCTTTAAAGCTCTCAGAACAGGTGTTTCCGCATCATATGTGTTAAGACCTATCATACCGCCCGCAACACAACAGAATGCGTATAAAATACCTGTTTTACCGCGCATCATAGAAATAATTTCATCTTCGTTGGAAGAAAAGTGTTCAAGCGCTTCATAAGAAGTGTCATACATCATACCGTTGCAGACATCCTGTGCTTCGCCTGTAATAAGCTCGCCCACATATTCATTTTCAGCCATTGAAATGATTTCCAGTGCAACGCGGGGATCGACATTGCTGTTCTTGCGAAGCTCGCTCATCATGCAAATACTTAACGCGTGCAGGCGATCTCCTGCC of Oscillospiraceae bacterium contains these proteins:
- the rsmA gene encoding 16S rRNA (adenine(1518)-N(6)/adenine(1519)-N(6))-dimethyltransferase RsmA; the encoded protein is MKLSNPTEIKALLERHGFEFQKKFGQNFLINEAIPQKIANASLPYDASECACLEIGPGIGVMTVELSKLYKKVCAVEIDKNLLPLLDETLDGVDNVEIINSDVLKLDIASVAKERFGNMPCVVCANLPYYITTPVLMHLLESRFPFDNITVMVQKEVADRICSPAGSDGYGAITAAISYYAKPKKLFNVAAGNFIPRPDVTSAVLRLDLHKTPPVCVEDEEMLFKVIRGAFARRRKTLLNSMPGEFPELSKEKLQHAFYMCGLKGSERGETLDLDTFANIANAICKI
- the argH gene encoding argininosuccinate lyase encodes the protein MKMWQGRFKKEADSSVNDFNSSISFDSRMYREDLQGSMAHAEMLGKCGIIEKSEADAIIAELKNILSDIENGKLMFSSDAEDIHMFVEQVLTERIGDTGKRLHTARSRNDQVALDIRMYIKNRIADISGSVVNLLEIIYNKACENTDTVMPGYTHLQRAQPITFAHHLCAYAFMFMRDMERIWQTYDRCNVMPLGSGAIAGTTYPIDREFVAKKLGFDGVTLNSIDGVSDRDFVLELSGNLTLLMMHLSRFSEEMILWCSSEFAFVELDDAFSTGSSIMPQKKNPDIAELVRGKTGRIYGNNTTLLTMMKSLPLAYNKDMQEDKEAIFDSIDNVLMCVDMFAKMLDTAQVRKDNMRRAAGKGFINATDCADYLVKKGLPFRTAYKIVGQLVAYCIDNDKTLETLTLDEYNIASDVFAQDVYDAINLENCVSGRDIIGGPGKTSTENQLSSIKASIDKYKQNI
- a CDS encoding glycerol-3-phosphate responsive antiterminator; the encoded protein is MMNAEKILMQINSNPVIAAVRSCEELERAVASPVKIIFLLNSEISKIGEYIELCHLNKKIILVHFDLVSGLGNDEEAVRFLCSFNPDGIISTKNNILKIASEQGVFTVQRFFIVDSRSCDTMRRALNVYRPNMVEIMPGVIFKEIERIISDGVENVICGGMIDDKQTVIKLLSVGAVGVSTSHSDLWTI
- a CDS encoding polyprenyl synthetase family protein, whose translation is MKPELKAYINEKIEQVNNYLKTYNIEFFAPQDLFDAAVSYPMSGGKRLRPVVAMLCAGIFGGKEAETTALPVACGAELFHNWTLIHDDIIDNDDFRRGQPTAHKRISADSLKYGMPQDITDEYGRDIAILAGDRLHALSICMMSELRKNSNVDPRVALEIISMAENEYVGELITGEAQDVCNGMMYDTSYEALEHFSSNEDEIISMMRGKTGILYAFCCVAGGMIGLNTYDAETPVLRALKKFAIDCGIAFQLQDDILGIVSDEKTLGKPVGSDIREGKKTTILTETFRNSDECERALIARTVGNKNATKQDVEAIKSLFYKKGGIKYTEELAQKYIRTALESLKLVPDNEYKELLVQWADYMTSRKY
- a CDS encoding argininosuccinate synthase; translated protein: MENKIKKIVLAYSGGLDTSIIIPWLKENYEGCEVIAVAANVGQADELDGLEEKAIKTGASKIYIEDLTKEFIEEYIYPTVKAGAKYENQYLLGTSFARPVIAKRIVEIAKAEGADAICHGCTGKGNDQVRFELTIKAFAPNMKIIAPWREWSIKSRDEEIDYAIAHNVPLKINRETNYSKDKNIWHLSHEGLDLEDPANEPMFDKILEMGVSPEKAPDKAEYITLSFEKGIPVALNGEKIGSVELLKKLNEYGGRNGIGILDMVENRLVGMKSRGVYETPGGTILYAAHDALETLTIDRDTMHTKQMLSGKFADLVYFGQWFTPLREALSAFVDKTQEDVTGDVKLKLYKGNIIIASLTSPNSLYDEDIATFDEDEVYDQKDANGFINLFGLPIRVKALRDEKNKK
- a CDS encoding D-alanyl-D-alanine carboxypeptidase gives rise to the protein MKKTLFFAFLLFLLCVTCLAEGIDELEINSKAVYMVNLNNSQVMLSKNAELEMEPASLTKIMTTLIVLENCKDIENERIYISDASLFNEIRREGGSNISLKQGETLTVKDLLYATMLPSACDAAELLAYHFGDGDIDCFVDKMNARAQMIGAADTHFENAHGLSANGHTTTAYDMYLIAAEALKNETFREIISSAAYTIPATEVSAQRNIKYSVELVNKSSSNYYRYASGIKTGFTDQAGRCLITMATKDDASYLIVLMGANLDGVSSPIKTFPDATTLFEYVFNAYSLVHLANSNEVIAHTELVFSEDNRKTLDILAEMDMELLLPHGVSPDMLQRDYKFYDNPELPILKNDKVGTVTYSYDGKEIASFGLLSGTDIYDTLPENGNIVFYPAKGINRISVYKMLLIAGVVLCIIGIVSLLRPKKSKRAVRRLPPARKRNINR
- a CDS encoding Na/Pi cotransporter family protein, which translates into the protein MDVFQVLNAFSGLALLLFGMEVMGSGLEKVAGGKMQRILEKLTGSRFKGLLLGTFVTAIIQSSSATTVMVVGFVNSGIMKLTQAVGVIMGANIGTTMTSWIFSLAGIKGGGNVFLNLLKPSSFAPVFAVIGVVLYVFCKKSESKKNVGQIMIGFAVLMIGMNTMSDATSSLSEIPAFRDIMAALSYNPILGLLAGWGITAVIQSSSASVGILQALSATGLISFSAAIPIILGQNIGTCVTAMLASAGANRNAKRTAMIHLYFNVIGTGLFLLLFYGVYAIFPHVMPFYHDTINTTQIAVVHTLFNVLSTLILFPFGNLLVKLATLTLSDTKSKADEVYELLDDRFLNMPSVALEQCKKTLIAMAEMGCENIKKAIGLLNSHNADEYRKIYEMEDLADGIEDKLNTYLLKLTDRDLTAMESKQVSKLLHSVSDFERICDHSINIADLSVRVKEKEIVFSEGALKEIKVLRDSMNEILDLTYDVFTRDDYIMAENVEPLEETIDQMTDYLRENHISRLKSGLCTIESGVVFLDLLNNIERVADHCSNIAVYVIELKNSRLDAHGYLKEVKSEGSEDYRQMLEFYKNKYIAELD